The genomic region TATGCATAAAAAAATATTTTTTTGTTGTTTTTATTAAAATTATTTAAAATATATCTTAATAATATTTAATTATTTTAGTATATAATGTATTGATTCATTTTATAATATATAATATATTTTTTGATTTTAGAAAAATATAAAAACAATATAAAAATTAGTTTTATTTATGAAAATTAACAAAAATAAAAAAGTTATCATTGCTATGTCTGGAGGTGTAGATTCGTCTGTATCTGCTTGGATTTTAAAAAAACAAAATTATGAAGTAGAAGGTTTATTTATGAAGAATTGGGAAGAAGATGATAATGCAAAACATTGTACTTCTGAACAAGATTTATTGGATGCTGAAAACGTATGTAAAATGTTAAATATACATCTTCATAAGATGAATTTTTCTACAGAATTTTGGGAAAATGTTTTTCAACGTTTTTTAAATGAATACAAAAGTGGTATCACACCTAATCCTGATATATTTTGTAATAAAGAGATTAAATTTAATCTATTTTTAAAATATTCTATTCAAAATCTTCAAGCTGACTATATTGCAACGGGTCATTACGCTCGCATAAAAAAAATATCTGGACAATACTACCTTCTCAAAGGTATAGATCTTGATAAAGATCAAACGTATTTTTTATATACGTTGCATAATTATCAATTGAAACAAATATTATTTCCAATTGGAGCCTTAAAAAAAAGACAAGTTAGAGATATTGCTAGAAAACTGAATTTAACAGTAGCCGAAAAAAAAGATTCTACTGGTATTTGTTTTATTGGTCCTAAAAATTTAAGAAATTTTCTTAATCCATATATTTCTGAAAAAAAAGGAGATATTATTACCACTAATAGTGAGATTGTTGGTCAACATTATGGTGCTTGTTATTATACTCTAGGTCAGAGAAAAGGATTAGGAATTGGAGGTATCAAAGGACGATATAATATTCCATGGTACGTTGTAGATAAAAATGTTAAAAAAAACATATTAATTGTTGCTCAAGGAGCTTATAATAAACATCTTATGTCAACAGGATTAATTGCCAAAAATATTACTTGGATAAATCATGAACAGTTTACTTTTCCATTATCATGTACAGTAAAAACACGGTATCGTCAAAACAATATATCTTGTAAGATAGATTACGTAAATAATTTATATATAAAAGTTGTATTTGATTCTCCAGTAAATGCAGTCACTCCAGGACAATCCGTTGTCTTTTATTTATCAGAAATATGTATAGGTGGTGGAATTATTAATTCTAGAATACCATTATTTTAATTTTTTGATTATGTTAAAATAATAAGATCATTATACTTAACAAAGAAAATTCAATTAGAATATCATTTTTAAATGTATATCAACCAGTATATTTTGAAAAATGATTTTATTTGAGAAA from Buchnera aphidicola (Diuraphis noxia) harbors:
- the mnmA gene encoding tRNA 2-thiouridine(34) synthase MnmA, whose product is MKINKNKKVIIAMSGGVDSSVSAWILKKQNYEVEGLFMKNWEEDDNAKHCTSEQDLLDAENVCKMLNIHLHKMNFSTEFWENVFQRFLNEYKSGITPNPDIFCNKEIKFNLFLKYSIQNLQADYIATGHYARIKKISGQYYLLKGIDLDKDQTYFLYTLHNYQLKQILFPIGALKKRQVRDIARKLNLTVAEKKDSTGICFIGPKNLRNFLNPYISEKKGDIITTNSEIVGQHYGACYYTLGQRKGLGIGGIKGRYNIPWYVVDKNVKKNILIVAQGAYNKHLMSTGLIAKNITWINHEQFTFPLSCTVKTRYRQNNISCKIDYVNNLYIKVVFDSPVNAVTPGQSVVFYLSEICIGGGIINSRIPLF